The following are from one region of the Nocardia terpenica genome:
- a CDS encoding DoxX family protein: MSTETAPSHRRAYLLAALLFGSGTLHFAAPKPFDSIVPRALPGRARTYTHLSGIAELGIAAALSIPRTRRLGGLLAALLFIAVFPANVQFTVDSLRNPKASKAIRVISVLRLPLQIPLVTASLRVRRAG, from the coding sequence ATGAGCACCGAGACGGCACCCTCGCACCGACGCGCCTACCTGCTGGCGGCCCTGCTGTTCGGCTCCGGCACGCTGCATTTCGCCGCGCCGAAGCCATTCGATTCGATCGTGCCGCGCGCCCTGCCCGGCCGGGCACGCACCTACACCCACCTGTCCGGGATCGCGGAACTCGGCATCGCCGCCGCCCTATCGATCCCCCGCACCCGCCGCCTCGGCGGCCTGCTCGCCGCCCTGCTGTTCATCGCCGTCTTCCCGGCCAATGTGCAGTTCACCGTCGACAGCCTGCGAAACCCGAAGGCGTCGAAGGCGATTCGAGTGATTTCCGTGCTGCGGCTGCCGCTACAGATTCCGCTGGTCACCGCGTCGCTCCGGGTTCGACGGGCGGGGTAG
- a CDS encoding potassium channel family protein yields the protein MGPVGPVFGERPSFGLPRLTDRPDYRLVGILRIPEIQISPWVSLTRRVLFAVGLLVAATLVVYFGRDGYHDTQGDDLSLLDAAYYSTVSLSTTGYGDITPFTPQARLINTVVITPLRILFLIVLVGTTLQVLTERSRQAFKIQRWRHRVRNHTVVVGYGTKGRTAIDAMLGDGVPAQDIVVVDTDHAVLEAAANAGLVTVHGSAARSDVLRLAGAQHAAAVVVAANRDDTAVLITLTARELNAKAKIIASIRESENTHLLRQSGADSVVVSSETAGRLLGIATTTPSVVDMIEDLLTPEAGFAIAEREVGPDEVGGSPRHLRDIVLGVVRGGTLIRVDEPAVDALEAHDKLLYIRRVQK from the coding sequence ATGGGGCCGGTGGGTCCGGTGTTCGGTGAACGCCCCTCCTTCGGTCTGCCCCGACTGACCGATCGGCCCGACTACCGTCTCGTCGGGATCCTGCGCATCCCGGAGATCCAGATCAGCCCGTGGGTGTCGCTCACGCGCCGGGTGCTGTTCGCGGTCGGCCTGCTGGTCGCCGCCACCCTGGTGGTATACTTCGGCCGCGACGGCTACCACGACACCCAGGGCGACGACCTCTCGCTGCTGGACGCGGCCTATTACTCGACGGTGTCGCTGTCGACCACCGGTTACGGCGACATCACCCCGTTCACCCCGCAGGCCCGGCTGATCAATACCGTCGTCATCACGCCGCTGCGGATCCTCTTCCTGATCGTTCTGGTCGGCACCACCCTGCAGGTGCTGACCGAACGGTCCCGGCAGGCGTTCAAGATTCAGCGATGGAGGCACAGGGTGCGCAATCACACCGTGGTCGTCGGGTACGGGACGAAGGGGCGCACCGCCATCGACGCCATGCTCGGCGACGGCGTGCCCGCCCAGGACATCGTGGTCGTCGACACCGACCACGCCGTGCTGGAGGCCGCCGCGAACGCGGGCCTGGTCACCGTGCACGGCTCCGCGGCCCGGTCAGACGTGCTGCGGCTGGCCGGGGCGCAGCACGCGGCGGCGGTCGTGGTCGCCGCCAATCGCGACGACACCGCCGTGCTGATCACCCTGACCGCGCGCGAGCTCAATGCGAAAGCCAAGATCATCGCCTCGATCCGGGAATCGGAGAACACCCACCTGCTGCGCCAGTCCGGCGCCGATTCGGTGGTGGTGTCCTCGGAGACCGCGGGCAGGCTGCTCGGCATCGCCACCACGACCCCGAGCGTGGTGGACATGATCGAGGATCTGCTCACCCCCGAGGCCGGATTCGCCATCGCCGAACGCGAGGTGGGCCCCGACGAGGTCGGCGGCTCGCCCCGGCATCTGCGCGACATCGTGCTGGGCGTGGTGCGCGGCGGCACGCTGATCCGGGTCGACGAGCCCGCCGTGGACGCGCTGGAGGCACACGACAAGTTGCTGTACATCCGCCGCGTGCAGAAGTGA
- the nudC gene encoding NAD(+) diphosphatase — protein MSGFQLKNVPLLSRSALDRAEELRSDEQALKAGWANARLLRVNRRGQIRFDDDALLLEPATNLSAEPAPEAVFLGVDAGVHLWAVRDNDIEGRLLDLRMIGAAGVPLDDLGLGMFSAAMALLNWHDQARFSAVDGTPTTSAKGGWSRFTEDGREEFPRIDPAVICLVHDGADRVLLARQHTWPEGMFSLLAGFVEAGESLERCVEREIKEEVGVDVREIGYLGSQPWPLPRSLMLGFAAVADPEQPLIFSDGEIAEAHWFTRDEVREALTRGAWGSQGSEGARLMLPGSISIARTIIESWVPAP, from the coding sequence GTGTCGGGTTTTCAGCTGAAAAACGTTCCGCTGCTGTCGCGTTCCGCGCTGGATCGCGCCGAGGAGCTCCGTTCGGACGAGCAGGCGCTGAAGGCGGGCTGGGCGAATGCCCGGCTGCTGCGGGTGAACCGACGCGGTCAGATCCGATTCGACGACGACGCGCTGCTGCTGGAACCGGCCACGAATCTATCCGCCGAACCGGCTCCCGAGGCGGTGTTCCTCGGTGTCGACGCGGGCGTGCACCTGTGGGCGGTGCGGGACAACGACATCGAGGGCCGCCTGCTGGACCTGCGCATGATCGGCGCCGCGGGCGTTCCGCTCGACGATCTGGGCCTCGGGATGTTCTCGGCCGCGATGGCCCTGCTGAACTGGCACGACCAGGCCCGCTTCAGCGCCGTCGACGGCACGCCCACCACCTCGGCCAAGGGCGGTTGGTCGCGATTCACCGAGGATGGGCGCGAAGAGTTCCCGCGCATCGACCCCGCGGTCATCTGCCTGGTCCACGACGGGGCCGACCGGGTGCTGCTGGCCCGGCAGCACACCTGGCCCGAGGGCATGTTCTCGCTGCTGGCCGGTTTCGTGGAGGCGGGGGAGTCGCTGGAGCGCTGCGTGGAGCGCGAGATCAAGGAGGAGGTCGGCGTCGACGTCCGCGAGATCGGCTACCTCGGCAGCCAGCCCTGGCCGCTCCCGCGCTCGCTCATGCTCGGCTTCGCCGCCGTGGCCGACCCGGAGCAGCCGCTGATCTTCTCCGACGGCGAGATCGCCGAGGCGCACTGGTTCACCCGCGACGAGGTCCGCGAAGCCCTCACCCGCGGCGCCTGGGGTTCGCAAGGCTCCGAGGGCGCCCGCCTGATGCTCCCGGGCTCGATCTCCATCGCCCGCACCATCATCGAATCCTGGGTCCCCGCACCCTGA
- a CDS encoding mycoredoxin, producing the protein MSATDLIMYSTTWCGYCRRLKTQLQEAGISYTEVDIEEDPAAAEFVGSVNGGNHVVPTVKYADGSVATNPSLAQVKQALSAIA; encoded by the coding sequence GTGAGTGCTACCGACCTGATCATGTATTCCACGACCTGGTGCGGCTACTGCCGCCGCCTCAAGACGCAGTTGCAAGAGGCCGGGATCTCCTATACCGAGGTCGATATCGAAGAGGACCCCGCGGCAGCCGAATTCGTCGGCAGCGTCAACGGCGGCAACCACGTGGTGCCGACCGTGAAGTACGCCGACGGCTCCGTCGCCACCAATCCCTCACTGGCCCAGGTCAAGCAGGCCCTCAGCGCCATCGCCTGA
- a CDS encoding SRPBCC family protein yields the protein MTQIASARATSTAAPADFFARWADMQTWPEWNSDTEWVRLDGPFGPGATGTLKPKGGPKVSFTVAKLTDTEFVDVSRLFGARLAFAHQVESSEGRTEVSVQISIEGPLGWFWTRVLGGDLAKSAQRDLDALVVAAEGQRA from the coding sequence ATGACGCAGATCGCCTCCGCCCGTGCCACCTCCACGGCCGCCCCCGCCGACTTCTTCGCCCGCTGGGCCGACATGCAGACCTGGCCGGAGTGGAATTCGGATACCGAATGGGTGCGGCTCGACGGCCCGTTCGGCCCCGGCGCCACCGGCACCCTGAAGCCGAAGGGCGGCCCGAAGGTGTCGTTCACGGTGGCGAAACTCACCGACACCGAATTCGTCGACGTCTCGCGGCTGTTCGGCGCGCGGCTGGCCTTCGCGCATCAGGTCGAGTCGTCCGAAGGCCGCACCGAGGTCTCGGTGCAGATCTCGATCGAGGGTCCGCTGGGCTGGTTCTGGACCCGGGTGCTCGGCGGCGACCTGGCGAAATCCGCGCAGCGCGACCTCGACGCACTGGTCGTGGCCGCCGAAGGGCAGCGAGCGTGA
- a CDS encoding MarR family winged helix-turn-helix transcriptional regulator: MIEEPTGGFRSAFARDADASPGLLLWQVTNRWQAAQRAALAPFDLTHVQFVLLASLTYFAQPGGEPITQRDLAAHAATDPMMTSQVLRALEHKGLVERHDHPHDRRAKSLAPTKAGVALVNRAIVAVETCDREFFEPLGDRLRAFTGALRDLRDR, translated from the coding sequence GTGATCGAGGAACCGACCGGAGGTTTCCGCAGTGCATTCGCCCGCGATGCCGACGCGAGTCCCGGCTTGCTGCTGTGGCAGGTGACCAACCGCTGGCAGGCCGCCCAGCGTGCCGCGCTCGCACCGTTCGATCTCACCCACGTCCAGTTCGTGCTGCTGGCCTCGCTGACCTACTTCGCCCAGCCCGGCGGCGAGCCGATCACCCAGCGCGACCTGGCCGCCCACGCCGCCACCGACCCGATGATGACCTCCCAGGTGCTGCGCGCCCTGGAGCACAAGGGCCTCGTCGAACGCCACGACCATCCGCACGACCGCCGCGCGAAGTCCCTCGCACCGACGAAAGCCGGTGTGGCACTGGTCAACCGGGCGATCGTGGCGGTCGAGACCTGCGACCGCGAATTCTTCGAACCGCTCGGCGACCGCCTCCGCGCCTTCACCGGCGCCCTGCGCGATCTCCGCGATCGATGA
- a CDS encoding ATP-dependent DNA helicase UvrD2, which translates to MMEPVPAPTSLRLDGLDPEQAAAVRAPRGPVCVLAGAGTGKTRTITHRIAYLVSAGHVRADQVLSVTFTARAAGELRNRLRALGLGGEANAVQARTFHAAALRQLRYFWPQVIGDVPWRLIDSKFPIVAQAANRSGLASTTENVRDLASEIEWAKASLIAPEDYVAAVARRHRETPFDARKVADVYAGYEALKTSPEGLLLDFDDLLLHTAAALEDYPAVAEEFRGRYRCFVVDEYQDVTPLQQRVLDAWLGDRDDLTVVGDANQTIYSFTGASPSHLLDFSRRFPDATVVRLERDYRSTPQVVSLANRVIGAARGRIAGTRLQLIGQRADGPEPEFAEYDDEPAEALAVAKAIARLLGKGVPAAEIAVLYRINAQSEAYEQALTEAGIPYQVRGGEGFFQRAEVRQAVTALRQTAAREDLPDARGPELVTLVRAVLARLGLTATEPSGAQARERWSALLALVQLAEELATHDPDLDLPGLLRELAARAEARHPPTVQGVTLASLHAAKGLEWDAVFLVGLADGTLPIAHVLAEGGAVADEAALEEERRLLYVGVTRAREHLRLSWALSRGEGSRRTRRRSRFLNGLVPEDSPASRIAKPTADRRKRNHPGCRVCGRPLLGTTSTMLGRCARCPADLDTELLAALQDWRRHKADELSVPHFVVFSDTTLTAIAEQLPTDNRGLVAIPGIGAKKLGQFGAEVLAIVRSRLGAQDHKTAGEK; encoded by the coding sequence ATGATGGAACCCGTGCCCGCCCCGACCAGTCTCCGGCTCGACGGACTCGATCCCGAGCAGGCCGCCGCCGTGCGCGCGCCGCGCGGGCCGGTGTGCGTGCTCGCCGGCGCCGGCACCGGCAAGACCCGCACCATCACCCATCGCATCGCGTATCTGGTCTCGGCCGGTCACGTCCGCGCCGATCAGGTGCTGTCGGTCACCTTCACCGCCCGCGCCGCGGGGGAGCTGCGCAACCGCCTGCGCGCCCTCGGGCTGGGCGGCGAGGCGAATGCCGTGCAGGCCCGCACCTTCCACGCGGCCGCGCTGCGCCAGCTGCGCTACTTCTGGCCGCAGGTCATCGGCGATGTGCCGTGGCGCCTGATCGACAGCAAGTTCCCGATCGTCGCGCAGGCCGCCAACCGTTCGGGCCTGGCCTCCACCACGGAGAACGTGCGCGACCTGGCGAGCGAGATCGAGTGGGCCAAGGCCTCGCTCATCGCCCCCGAGGACTACGTCGCGGCGGTGGCCCGTCGCCATCGCGAAACCCCGTTCGACGCACGCAAGGTCGCGGACGTCTACGCCGGGTACGAAGCCCTGAAGACCAGCCCCGAGGGCCTGCTGCTCGACTTCGACGACCTGCTGCTGCACACCGCGGCCGCCCTGGAGGACTATCCGGCCGTCGCCGAGGAGTTCCGCGGCCGCTACCGCTGCTTCGTCGTCGACGAGTATCAGGACGTCACCCCCCTGCAGCAGCGCGTGCTCGACGCCTGGCTGGGCGACCGCGACGATCTGACCGTCGTCGGCGACGCCAACCAGACCATCTACTCCTTCACCGGCGCCAGCCCGAGCCACCTGCTCGACTTCTCCCGCCGCTTCCCCGACGCCACCGTGGTGCGGCTGGAACGCGACTACCGCTCCACGCCGCAGGTGGTGTCGCTGGCCAATCGGGTCATCGGCGCGGCGCGCGGCCGCATCGCGGGCACCCGCCTGCAGCTCATCGGCCAGCGCGCCGACGGCCCGGAACCCGAGTTCGCCGAATACGACGACGAGCCCGCCGAGGCCCTGGCCGTCGCGAAAGCCATTGCGCGCCTGCTCGGTAAGGGCGTCCCCGCCGCCGAGATCGCCGTGCTCTACCGCATCAACGCCCAGTCCGAGGCGTACGAGCAGGCGCTGACCGAGGCCGGTATCCCGTATCAGGTCCGCGGCGGGGAGGGCTTCTTCCAGCGGGCCGAGGTCCGCCAGGCCGTCACCGCGCTACGCCAGACCGCCGCCCGCGAGGACCTGCCGGACGCCCGCGGCCCCGAACTGGTCACACTGGTCCGCGCGGTGCTGGCCCGGCTCGGCCTCACCGCCACCGAACCCAGCGGCGCGCAGGCCCGCGAACGCTGGTCCGCGCTGCTCGCCCTGGTCCAGCTCGCCGAGGAACTCGCCACCCACGACCCGGACCTGGACCTGCCCGGCCTGCTGCGCGAGCTCGCCGCCCGCGCCGAGGCCCGGCACCCACCGACCGTGCAGGGCGTCACGCTGGCCTCGCTGCACGCCGCCAAGGGCCTGGAGTGGGACGCGGTGTTTCTGGTCGGGCTCGCCGACGGCACGCTGCCGATCGCGCACGTCCTCGCCGAGGGCGGCGCCGTCGCCGACGAGGCCGCGCTCGAGGAGGAACGGCGGCTGCTCTACGTCGGCGTCACCCGCGCCCGCGAACATCTGCGGCTGTCCTGGGCGCTGTCGCGCGGCGAGGGCTCGCGGCGCACGCGCCGGCGCAGCCGCTTCCTCAACGGCCTGGTCCCCGAGGACTCCCCGGCCTCGCGCATCGCCAAGCCCACCGCGGACCGGCGCAAACGCAACCATCCCGGCTGCCGCGTCTGCGGGCGGCCGCTGCTGGGCACCACGTCCACCATGCTGGGTCGCTGCGCGCGCTGCCCGGCCGATCTGGACACCGAACTGCTGGCGGCACTGCAGGACTGGCGGCGGCACAAGGCCGACGAGCTGTCGGTCCCGCATTTCGTGGTGTTCAGCGACACCACGCTCACCGCGATCGCCGAACAGTTGCCCACCGATAATCGGGGCCTGGTCGCGATCCCCGGCATCGGGGCGAAGAAGCTCGGGCAGTTCGGCGCCGAGGTACTAGCCATAGTCCGCTCCCGCCTCGGTGCGCAAGACCATAAAACTGCAGGTGAAAAATAG
- a CDS encoding WhiB family transcriptional regulator translates to MTCRSSVASTSRTRGVTLTLPCRVGNPDLWFAESPAQLEEAKALCASCPIRKGCLTAALDRGEPWGVWGGEIFEQGVVIARKRPRGRPRKVAVV, encoded by the coding sequence GTGACATGCCGATCATCCGTGGCCTCGACTTCCCGCACCCGGGGAGTCACGCTCACCCTGCCCTGCCGGGTCGGTAACCCCGACCTCTGGTTCGCCGAGAGCCCGGCGCAGTTGGAAGAGGCGAAGGCGCTGTGCGCCTCCTGCCCGATCCGCAAGGGCTGCCTGACCGCCGCGTTGGATCGTGGTGAGCCCTGGGGGGTCTGGGGCGGAGAGATCTTCGAACAGGGCGTGGTGATCGCCCGCAAGCGGCCGCGTGGCCGCCCGCGCAAGGTCGCCGTGGTATGA
- a CDS encoding helix-turn-helix domain-containing protein: protein MEANSEVLDRARRQSLADVVHNRRLAAKLTLAQLARRTALSPSFLSQLENGRTNTSLRSLQRIADALDTTATELLAAADPAPAESVVRAGTNSALAQDDPGVDGSVRSLVHGRRDLRALEFTGGTDRGDREFAHDNDELIYVVRGAITVVADGTEITLATGDAYYCTAGIRHRWWAHTNDTMTLITAVSDGLTVRHPPHRPR, encoded by the coding sequence GTGGAGGCGAACAGTGAGGTCCTCGATCGAGCGCGCCGGCAGAGCCTGGCCGATGTCGTGCACAACCGGCGGCTGGCCGCGAAGCTGACGCTGGCCCAGTTGGCGCGGCGGACGGCCCTGTCGCCGTCGTTCCTCAGCCAGCTGGAGAACGGCCGCACCAATACCAGCCTGCGCTCGCTGCAGCGCATCGCCGACGCCCTGGACACCACCGCGACCGAACTGCTCGCCGCGGCCGACCCGGCCCCCGCCGAGTCGGTGGTCCGCGCCGGAACGAATTCCGCGCTGGCCCAGGACGATCCGGGCGTCGACGGCTCGGTCCGGTCCCTGGTGCACGGCCGCCGCGACCTGCGTGCCCTGGAGTTCACCGGCGGCACCGACCGCGGCGACCGCGAATTCGCCCACGACAACGACGAATTGATCTACGTGGTGCGCGGCGCCATCACGGTCGTGGCCGACGGCACCGAAATCACCCTCGCCACGGGCGACGCCTACTACTGCACCGCCGGAATCCGCCACCGCTGGTGGGCCCACACGAACGACACCATGACATTGATCACCGCGGTCTCCGACGGCCTGACGGTTCGCCATCCACCCCACCGCCCCCGCTGA
- a CDS encoding aryl-sulfate sulfotransferase, with product MEQNTIKRRGVGLIGVDPDLSWPGYTLYAPLAGRGVVDLVDPAGELAHRWTLPYRPGRHARLLADGVLAYNGATLAIEPPFAMWRKYGGGSMGRYDPNGVPLTEFRDDYQHHDAHHYDDGRILYTAVEPLTGAAAARIEGGVAGTEADGVVWADVVREVAADGTPLWEWRAFEHLEPAEFGLQPHYWREHWPLINSVYPLDEHTVVASLRSVSAVIRIDRRTGRYTTLADRSTVAQQHHVTPVGDGMLLVFDNGTFRTGESVTYSRVVEIDAATGELGWVYQDSPREAFFTPFMGGAQRLPNGNTLVTEAAFGRIFEVTRDHRICWEYVVPSFTTYPDPGAAAVFPARSNAIFRAYRYAAEEIPWLTHRS from the coding sequence GTGGAGCAGAACACCATCAAGAGACGAGGCGTCGGCCTGATCGGGGTCGATCCCGACCTGTCCTGGCCCGGGTACACGCTGTACGCGCCGCTGGCGGGCCGCGGCGTGGTGGATCTGGTGGATCCGGCGGGCGAGCTCGCGCATCGGTGGACGCTGCCGTATCGGCCGGGGCGGCACGCGCGGCTGCTGGCCGACGGCGTCCTCGCCTACAACGGCGCGACCCTGGCGATCGAGCCGCCGTTCGCCATGTGGCGCAAGTACGGCGGCGGATCCATGGGCCGCTACGACCCGAACGGCGTGCCGCTCACCGAGTTCCGCGACGACTACCAGCACCACGACGCGCATCACTACGACGACGGCCGCATCCTCTACACCGCGGTCGAACCGCTCACCGGCGCCGCCGCCGCGCGCATCGAGGGCGGTGTCGCGGGTACCGAGGCCGACGGCGTGGTGTGGGCGGACGTCGTGCGCGAGGTGGCCGCGGACGGCACACCGCTGTGGGAGTGGCGGGCGTTCGAGCATCTCGAACCCGCCGAATTCGGCCTGCAGCCGCACTATTGGCGCGAGCACTGGCCGCTGATCAACAGCGTGTACCCGCTCGACGAGCACACCGTGGTGGCGAGCCTGCGCAGCGTGTCCGCCGTGATCCGGATCGACCGGCGCACCGGGCGCTACACCACCCTGGCCGACCGCTCGACCGTCGCGCAGCAGCATCACGTGACCCCGGTCGGCGACGGCATGCTGCTGGTCTTCGACAACGGCACCTTCCGCACCGGTGAGTCGGTCACCTACAGCCGGGTCGTCGAAATCGACGCCGCCACCGGCGAACTCGGCTGGGTCTACCAGGACTCCCCGCGCGAGGCGTTCTTCACCCCGTTCATGGGGGGCGCCCAGCGCCTGCCCAACGGCAATACCCTCGTCACCGAGGCCGCCTTCGGCCGCATCTTCGAGGTCACCCGCGACCACCGCATCTGCTGGGAGTACGTGGTGCCGTCGTTCACCACCTACCCGGACCCCGGCGCCGCCGCCGTCTTCCCCGCCCGCTCGAACGCGATCTTCCGCGCGTATCGCTATGCGGCCGAGGAGATTCCGTGGTTGACGCACCGATCGTGA
- a CDS encoding ABC1 kinase family protein, producing MWQLSYYSWHTARYVRHDGYVSEIVRRGSSRNAKLAKIPLGIAGRAAVGFGRKLAGGDRGEINAELNQRAAEQLFAVLGELKGGAMKFGQALSVMEAAVPEQFGEHYREALTKLQAAAPPMPAATVHRMLDQQLGTGWRTRFREFDDTPAASASIGQVHRAVWSDGRDVAVKVQYPGADEALRADLKTLNRMGGVIATLLQASDVKPMLAEISDRMEEELDYRIEAGNQRAFAKGFDGHPRFVVPRVVASAPKVIVTEWLDATPVSAIIAQGIADPAGTRELRNRVATQMAEFHFASPATAGLLHGDPHPGNFMVLGDGRLAVIDYGACKPLPHGFDPILGRMVALAVEDRYEELTRLMYDNGWVLPGKTVSHREIADLLRPFSDPIRTETFHFSRRWMQRVAGKATDVTSTEMRTSWSLQLPPEHTMVFRVLMGSIGISAQLEAEVPFMRLMHDWVPGYAEHRTAS from the coding sequence ATGTGGCAGTTGTCCTATTACTCATGGCACACCGCGCGGTACGTCCGCCATGATGGGTACGTGTCTGAGATTGTGCGACGTGGCTCATCCCGTAACGCCAAGCTGGCCAAGATCCCGCTCGGGATCGCGGGCCGCGCGGCGGTGGGATTCGGACGCAAGCTCGCCGGGGGCGACCGGGGCGAGATCAACGCCGAGCTCAACCAGCGCGCGGCCGAGCAGCTGTTCGCGGTCCTCGGTGAACTCAAGGGCGGCGCAATGAAGTTCGGGCAGGCGCTGTCGGTGATGGAGGCCGCGGTGCCCGAGCAGTTCGGCGAGCACTACCGCGAGGCGCTGACCAAACTGCAGGCCGCCGCCCCGCCCATGCCCGCCGCCACCGTGCACCGCATGCTGGACCAGCAGCTGGGCACCGGCTGGCGCACCCGCTTCCGCGAGTTCGACGACACCCCGGCCGCGTCGGCCAGCATCGGCCAGGTGCACCGGGCGGTGTGGTCGGACGGCCGCGACGTCGCGGTGAAGGTGCAGTACCCGGGCGCCGACGAGGCGCTGCGCGCCGACCTCAAGACCCTGAACCGAATGGGCGGGGTCATCGCCACGCTGCTGCAGGCCAGCGACGTCAAGCCGATGCTGGCGGAGATCAGCGACCGCATGGAGGAGGAGCTCGACTACCGGATCGAGGCGGGCAATCAGCGCGCCTTCGCCAAGGGGTTCGACGGGCATCCGCGCTTCGTGGTCCCGCGGGTGGTAGCCAGCGCGCCCAAGGTGATCGTGACCGAGTGGCTGGACGCCACACCGGTGTCGGCGATCATCGCGCAGGGCATCGCCGATCCGGCGGGCACTCGCGAGCTGCGCAATCGGGTGGCCACGCAGATGGCGGAGTTCCATTTCGCCTCGCCCGCGACGGCGGGCCTGCTGCACGGCGATCCGCATCCCGGCAACTTCATGGTGCTGGGCGACGGACGGCTCGCGGTCATCGACTACGGCGCCTGCAAACCGCTGCCGCACGGATTCGACCCGATCCTCGGCCGCATGGTGGCGCTGGCGGTGGAGGACCGCTACGAGGAGCTCACCCGGCTGATGTACGACAACGGCTGGGTGCTGCCCGGCAAGACGGTCAGCCATCGCGAGATCGCCGATCTGCTGCGCCCGTTCTCCGATCCCATCCGCACCGAGACCTTCCACTTCAGCCGCCGGTGGATGCAGCGGGTGGCGGGCAAGGCCACCGACGTCACCAGCACCGAGATGAGAACCTCGTGGTCGCTACAGCTTCCGCCGGAGCACACCATGGTGTTCCGGGTGCTGATGGGCTCCATCGGCATCAGCGCGCAGCTGGAGGCCGAGGTGCCGTTCATGCGACTGATGCACGACTGGGTCCCCGGCTACGCCGAACACCGTACGGCCAGCTGA